Below is a window of Theropithecus gelada isolate Dixy chromosome 15, Tgel_1.0, whole genome shotgun sequence DNA.
CAGGGCCTCCAAACTTTTTGGACTCGCGGCGACGGGGATCAGCCACCAGCAGGGTCCGGTCATACTGGATGAGGATGTCTTTGATCTCCTTCTTGGAAGCCTCATCCACGTATTTCTGGTAATAGGCCACCAGGGCTTTGGAGACGGACTGACGGATAGCATAAATCTGGGCCACGTGACCACCACCCTTCACACGGACACGGATGTCCACACCAGCAAATCGCTCCTTGCCGAGAAGCAGACCTGGCTCCAGCAGCTTGTATTGTAGTGTGCGCGGCTCAATCATCTCCAGGGGCCGCCCGTTCACCTTGATGAGACCATTGCCGCGTTTGCAGTGCGCCACAGCTGTGGCTGTCTTCTTGCG
It encodes the following:
- the LOC112607750 gene encoding 40S ribosomal protein S16-like, translating into MKGSFFKGRSSLVPRATGSFSVSGVDEEHSTHNIIKAFVVLSSTLAAKPSKGPLQSVQVFRRKKTATAVAHCKRGNGLIKLLEPGLLLGKERFAGVDIRVRVKGGGHVAQIYAIRQSVSKALVAYYQKYVDEASKKEIKDILIQYDRTLLVADPRRRESKKFGGPGARARYRKSYR